One Schistocerca cancellata isolate TAMUIC-IGC-003103 chromosome 1, iqSchCanc2.1, whole genome shotgun sequence genomic region harbors:
- the LOC126095187 gene encoding eukaryotic peptide chain release factor subunit 1-like, whose product MGYCNFDPRLQAKIIKLVDVSYGGENGFNQAIELAAESLQNVKFIQEKKLIGRYFDEISQDTGKYCFGVEDTLRALELGSVETLICWENLDIQRYVLKNHVTSEEKILHLTPEQEKDKTHFTDRESGVELELVECQPLLEWLANNYKSFGATLEIITDKSQEGSQFVRGFGGIGGLLRYKVDFQSMQCDELEDDLYDIDDY is encoded by the coding sequence gGTACTGTAATTTTGACCCAAGACTTCAAGCAAAAATCATAAAACTAGTTGATGTTTCATATGGAGGAGAGAATGGATTTAATCAAGCAATTGAGTTAGCTGCTGAATCTCTTCAGAATGTGAAATTCATTCAGGAAAAGAAGCTTATTGGACGTTATTTTGATGAGATCAGTCAAGACACTGGAAAATATTGCTTTGGTGTTGAAGACACTTTAAGAGCGTTGGAGCTGGGGTCTGTAGAAACTCTGATCTGTTGGGAAAACCTAGATATTCAGAGATACGTGTTGAAAAACCATGTGACCTCAGAGGAGAAAATACTGCATTTAACTCCAGAACAAGAGAAAGACAAGACTCATTTCACTGACAGAGAGAGTGGAGTTGAACTTGAGTTAGTAGAATGCCAACCTCTTTTAGAATGGCTGGCAAACAATTATAAAAGTTTTGGTGCTACACTCGAAATTATAACGGACAAATCGCAGGAGGGTTCTCAGTTTGTCAGAGGATTTGGTGGCATAGGAGGTTTACTTCGATACAAGGTAGACTTCCAAAGTATGCAGTGTGATGAGTTGGAAGATGATCTATATGACATTGATGACTACTAG